The DNA region AAACGAACGAAATTTATCACTCTGTTTAGTTTCGTATCTCACGAATTTTCACTATATTTGCTCTGTTATTTGAATAAGGAAATTAGATTATGACTGAAGAACAGATTAACTCCAATAACGGGAGCTATTCAGCCGAAAACATCCAGGTTCTGGAAGGTTTGGAAGCTGTTAGAAAGCGTCCCGCGATGTATATTGGTGACATTAGCATGAAAGGACTTCACCACCTGGTTTATGAAGTTGTGGATAACTCTATCGACGAAGCGCTCGCCGGCTATTGCGACCACATTGAAGTAACCATCAACGCAGATAATTCCATCACTGTACAGGATAACGGACGTGGTATTCCGGTTGATTTTCACGAAAAAGAGCAGAAATCAGCCTTGGAAGTTGTCATGACCGTATTGCATGCCGGCGGTAAGTTCGATAAGGGATCTTACAAAGTATCCGGAGGTTTGCACGGTGTAGGTGTATCTTGCGTGAACGCCCTGTCCACACACATGACTACGCAGGTTTTCCGTAACGGAAAAATCTATCAGCAGGAATATGAATGCGGACATCCGCTGTATCCGGTAAAGGAAATCGGAACAAGCGATATTACAGGTACACGTCAGCAATTCTGGCCAGATAACACGATCTTCACGGAAACTGTTTATAACTACGAGATCCTTGCTACCCGTATGCGCGAGTTGGCCTACCTGAATGCAGGCATCAAGATCACTCTGACCGACCTTCGTGTAAAAGATGAAGAAAACAACGCCAAGATGGAAGTTTTCTACTCGGAAGAAGGTTTGAAGGAATTCGTCCGCTACATCGACTCTTCCCGCGAACATCTGGTAAATGATGTAATCTACATCAACACAGAGAAACAGGGCACACCGGTGGAAGTGGCTATCATGTACAATACATCTTATAACGAAAATATCCACTCTTACGTAAACAATATCAATACCATCGAAGGTGGTACGCACCTTGCAGGTTTCCGCCGCGCACTGACCCGTACGCTGAAGAAATATGCCGAAGACAACAAGATGCTGGAAAAAGCCAAAGTAGAAATCGCAGGCGATGACTTTCGTGAAGGTCTGACGGCTGTAATCTCTATCAAGGTGGCCGAACCACAGTTTGAAGGACAAACCAAGACAAAGCTCGGAAACAGCGAAGTTATGGGAGCCGTAGACCAGGCTGTAGGTGAAGCACTGAACTATTATCTGGAAGAGCATCCGAAGGAAGCCAAGATGGTGGTAGACAAAGTGATTCTGGCCGCACAGGCACGTGTTGCCGCACGTAAGGCGCGTGAATCCGTGCAACGTAAATCACCGATGTCCGGTGGTGGTATGCCTGGTAAGCTGGCCGACTGTTCAAGCAAGGATCCTGATGAATGTGAATTGTTCCTCGTCGAGGGTGACTCGGCAGGTGGTTCTGCCAAGCAAGGCCGTGACCGTAGATTCCAGGCCATCCTGCCACTTCGCGGTAAGATTCTGAACGTGGAAAAAGCCATGTGGCATAAGGCGTTC from Bacteroides sp. MSB163 includes:
- the gyrB gene encoding DNA topoisomerase (ATP-hydrolyzing) subunit B is translated as MTEEQINSNNGSYSAENIQVLEGLEAVRKRPAMYIGDISMKGLHHLVYEVVDNSIDEALAGYCDHIEVTINADNSITVQDNGRGIPVDFHEKEQKSALEVVMTVLHAGGKFDKGSYKVSGGLHGVGVSCVNALSTHMTTQVFRNGKIYQQEYECGHPLYPVKEIGTSDITGTRQQFWPDNTIFTETVYNYEILATRMRELAYLNAGIKITLTDLRVKDEENNAKMEVFYSEEGLKEFVRYIDSSREHLVNDVIYINTEKQGTPVEVAIMYNTSYNENIHSYVNNINTIEGGTHLAGFRRALTRTLKKYAEDNKMLEKAKVEIAGDDFREGLTAVISIKVAEPQFEGQTKTKLGNSEVMGAVDQAVGEALNYYLEEHPKEAKMVVDKVILAAQARVAARKARESVQRKSPMSGGGMPGKLADCSSKDPDECELFLVEGDSAGGSAKQGRDRRFQAILPLRGKILNVEKAMWHKAFESDEVNNIIQALGIRFGVDGEDSKEANIDKLRYKKVIIMTDADVDGSHIDTLIMTLFFRYFPQVIRNGYLYIATPPLYLCKKGKVEEYCWTDQQRQKFIDTYGGGSENAVHTQRYKGLGEMNPEQLWSTTMNPENRMLKQISIENAAEVDYVFSMLMGEDVGPRRDFIEKNATYANIDA